Proteins encoded together in one Amphritea japonica ATCC BAA-1530 window:
- the mltF gene encoding membrane-bound lytic murein transglycosylase MltF, with protein MRINIFHVKELLFLLITVSLFAALLLFSESQRTQLDAIQKTGVLRVATRNTSTTYYQDNNGQPTGFEYELAKAFADYLGVELELIVPDSFGEIFTLIKNRSAHIGAAGLSITEARKKNFRFSPAYAYSTPTLIYRVTQGKPAPKTLSNLKGKTVKIIANSSHSELLKTLQQQHDFLKWQETSNSSVTELLEEVYEQKLDYTISDDLVFDAQKSYFPGLKKSIVLSKPEPVAWILVKQNDQSLQRALRRFFARPSTQELLVTLKKKYLTRQTRLGYVDIQTFRKDLKTRFCKLEQYFMMAEQETGIDWRLLASIGYQESHWKPDAVSPTGVKGIMMLTQAAAKEVDVKDRTDPIQSVLGGARYLEKVMSKIPKRIEGENRLWFSLASYNVGYGHLEDARILTSRAGKNPDLWEDVKQFLPLLTQRKYYSTVRHGYARGYEPVLYVKNIRNYFDLLDWELQKARIEAAKPPLKPAENEGEIFMSGGSTDSAVKDVVETIPSTL; from the coding sequence ATGCGAATAAATATATTTCACGTTAAAGAGCTACTTTTCCTATTGATCACAGTGTCTTTGTTCGCTGCGTTACTGCTTTTTAGCGAAAGCCAGCGTACTCAATTAGACGCAATTCAAAAGACAGGCGTACTCCGTGTAGCCACCCGCAACACTTCAACGACCTATTATCAGGATAACAACGGTCAACCCACAGGCTTCGAATACGAACTCGCCAAAGCCTTTGCCGACTATCTGGGGGTTGAGCTTGAGCTCATCGTCCCTGACTCCTTTGGTGAGATATTCACCCTGATAAAAAATCGCAGTGCCCACATAGGTGCCGCTGGTTTAAGTATTACCGAGGCACGAAAAAAGAACTTCCGCTTCTCGCCCGCTTACGCTTACTCCACACCTACACTTATTTATCGGGTAACCCAAGGCAAGCCGGCTCCCAAAACTCTGAGTAATCTCAAGGGAAAAACCGTTAAGATCATCGCAAATAGCAGCCATAGCGAACTACTCAAGACACTTCAGCAGCAGCATGACTTCCTTAAGTGGCAGGAAACCTCAAACAGTAGCGTGACTGAACTGTTAGAAGAAGTGTACGAACAAAAGCTTGATTACACCATTAGTGATGATCTGGTATTCGACGCGCAGAAATCCTACTTTCCTGGCCTGAAGAAATCGATTGTTCTCAGCAAACCTGAGCCCGTAGCCTGGATTTTGGTTAAACAGAATGATCAGAGTCTTCAACGGGCGCTCCGCCGTTTTTTTGCACGGCCCAGCACACAAGAACTCTTAGTTACTTTGAAAAAGAAGTACCTTACCCGACAGACTCGCTTAGGTTATGTCGATATCCAAACCTTTCGTAAAGACCTTAAAACCCGTTTCTGTAAGCTAGAGCAGTATTTCATGATGGCCGAGCAAGAAACCGGTATCGACTGGCGCCTGCTCGCCTCAATCGGCTACCAGGAATCACACTGGAAACCGGATGCGGTCTCCCCCACCGGCGTTAAAGGGATAATGATGCTCACCCAGGCAGCAGCTAAAGAGGTAGACGTAAAAGACCGGACTGACCCGATCCAAAGCGTTCTGGGTGGCGCGCGCTATCTGGAAAAAGTTATGAGCAAGATCCCTAAACGAATTGAGGGTGAGAACCGCCTGTGGTTTTCACTTGCTTCATACAATGTAGGCTACGGGCATCTTGAAGACGCCCGGATTCTAACTTCCAGAGCAGGTAAGAATCCTGACTTATGGGAGGATGTAAAACAGTTCCTCCCACTACTGACCCAACGAAAATATTACTCCACTGTACGTCATGGCTATGCCCGCGGTTATGAACCAGTGCTGTACGTTAAGAATATTCGCAACTACTTTGATCTGCTGGACTGGGAGCTCCAAAAGGCTCGAATCGAAGCCGCGAAGCCTCCACTGAAGCCCGCCGAGAACGAAGGTGAGATATTCATGTCAGGTGGCAGCACTGACAGCGCGGTTAAGGATGTTGTCGAAACCATTCCTTCTACCCTTTAA